The genome window CCGGCGCCTTCGGCGTCGCGCTCCTGGGGCGGCGGCGCTGGCTCACGACCTGGGTCGTGCTGTTCGGCCTGCTGTCGCTGGTCGGCCTGGTGGATTTCTGGTTGTGGGAGTACGACTACGGGCACAACCTGGACACGTCGACGGCCGCCATCGTGGTGCCCGGCATGTCCTACCAGCCGCCCCTCATTGGATCGAAGCAACTGCTCAACTTCAAAGCCCACTCCTGGCCGGGAGTGGGCGGTTGGGCGGCCTTCGCTGCATTGGGGCTTGGCATGGTGGCGTGGGGGCTCGATCGGCCGAAGCGCCGCCGGAAATTCAGCGCCAAACCGTCCGCCGGTGCGGCCCTCGGCGCCCTGGCCCTGCCCCTGCTCCTCGTGGCCGGCTGCACGCCGGAACCCGAGCCCTTCCATCTCGGCCAGGACGAGGGTGCCTACTGCCGGATGACCATTGACGATGCCCGGTTCGCCTCGCAGATCGTCATGAAAACCGGACGGGTATACAAATTCGACTCCATCGAATGCCTGTCCCGCTACCTGGCCGAACAGGTCCAGGATGAAACCGACGTGCATTCCGTCTGGGTGTCCGACGCCGCCGAGCCCGGCCAGCTGGTGAACGTCACCGAGGCCGTCTTCGTGCAGCACGAACGACTCCGCTCGCCCATGGGCGGGGGATGGGCCGCGTTCGCATCGGTGGCCTCGGCGCAGGAAACCGTCCCGGACATCGATCCCGACGCGGACGTGCACACCTGGTTGTCCATGCGCCGCGTGAGCCACGCATCACTCGGAACGAGACCGTCGGGTATGTAATCATGTTTGTACGGGTGATGCTCTTCGTGGCGCTGGCCTTCGCCGCCGCGCCGGCCATGCCCGCCCCGGCCCAATCGCTCGCCGAGCGCCTGGAACGCGCCGCGCCCTACGATACGCTCCGCATTCCCGCCGGGACCTGGACCGAGACCACGCTCCACATCCGGAAGCCGGTCGTACTCGTGGGCGAGCCGGGAGCCCGGCTGAAAGGCGACGGATCGCACGAGTTGATCGTGATCCTGAGCGACGACGTGACCATCCAGGGGCTGGACCTGTCCGGCGTCGGTCGGACGTTCATGGAAGACCGGGCGGCCATCCGCGTGCAGGATGCATCGCGCTGCCGGATAGCCGACAATACCTTCAGCGATGTGTTTTTCGGCGTGTACATGGCCCGGGCGGCCGACTGCACGGTGTCGGGCAACACGCTGAGCGCCAATTTCGAGCGCGAAACCACAGGCGGCAACGCCATCCATTCGTGGTACAGCAACCGGCTGCATATCGTAGATAATGTCATTACCGGATTCCGGGACGGCATCTACCTCGAGTTCACGAACGATTCGGAGGTGGCCGGCAACCGCTCGGACCACAACCTGCGGTACGGATTGCATTTCATGTTCTCGGACCGCTGCAGCTACGACCGCAATTCGTTCTCGGACAACAGGGCCGGTGTGGCGGTCATGTACGCCGACGGGTTGTCCATGCGGGACAACACGTTCCAGCGGGCCTGGGGATCATCGGCCTACGGCCTCCTGCTCAAGGAAATCCGGCGGGGCGAAATCCTGGGCAACACGTTCCAGGGCAATTCCGTGGGCATCCTCATGGAATCGACCGATGCCATGGATTTCCACGGCAACCAGTTCCTCGAAAACGGTTGGGCCATCAAGATGATGGCGAGCTCCATCGGCAACACCTTTGAAGACAACGTCTTTGCCGGTAATACCTTCGACATCGCCACGAACAGCCGCTCGTCCACCAGTCGCTTCACGGCCAATTACTGGGACCGCTACACGGGCTACGACCTGGACCGCGACGGCTTCGGCGACGTCCCCTTCCGGCCCGTTTCGCTCTTTTCCGTACTCGCCGAGCGACACGAGGCCATGCTCTACCTGTACCGCAGCGTCCTCGTGGATCTGCTCAACACGGCCGAAAGCCTGCTCCCGGTGCTCACGCCCGTTGACCTGGCCGACCACCGTCCGCGCATGGTGCTACCAACAACAAGATGAAACTCCTTCCACACGATACGCCGCCCATCTCCATCAGCGGGCTCATGAAATCCTTCGGCACGAACCAGGTGCTGGCGGGCATTGACCTCACGTTCGGTGCGGGTGAAACCACCGCCATCGTCGGTCCGAACGGCGCCGGGAAAACGACGCTCATCAAGAGCCTGCTGGGGCTCGTCCACCCGGATGCCGGTGTCCTGGAAGTCGGAGGCCTGCCAGCCGGGTCGGACGGCGACTACCGCCGACTCATCGGATACATGCCGCAAAGTGCCCGTTTCCCCGACGGGATGTCGGCGCGCGACATGATTGCACTCGTCCGCCGCCTGCGTGACCCGAAGACACCCATCGATACCTCGCTCATCCGCACCCTCGGGCTTTCCGGCGAAATGGACAAGCCCTTCCGGACCCTGTCGGGCGGAACGCGGCAGAAAGTATCGGCGGTCCTCGCGTTCATGTACACGCCGCCCATCTATATCCTGGACGAGCCTACGGCCGGTCTGGACCCCGTGTCCAGCGCGGCCCTGAAGGACCACATCCTCGCGGTCCGCGAACGCGGGGCCACCGTGCTCCTGACGTCGCATGTCATGGCCGACCTCGAAGAGCTCTGCGATCGCATTGTCTTCCTTTTGGACGGACGCGTCCGCTTCGACGGATCGTTGTCGGATTTGCGCGCCCGCACCGGCCAACCCCGGCTCGAACGCGCCATTGCCCGCATCCTGGAGGGAGAAGCCGCATGAACACCGTCCAAACCATCTTCCGCTTCCAGGTCGGCGATGCACTCCGCAGCCGCTGGCTCATCCTGCACTTCCTGCTGTTCCTGTTGCTGACCGAAGGGCTGCTGCTGGCCTCCGGCTTCTCCGACAAGGCCCTTGTCAGCCTCATCAATGTGGTCCTGCTGCTGGTCCCCCTCATCAGTCTCGTGTTCGGGGTCATCCACCAGTACAACGCCCGCGAATTCGTGGAGCTGCTGCTGACCCAACCGGTGCGTCGCCGCGACCTGTTTGCCGGCCTGCTGGCGGGAATAGGCGTGCCCATGACGCTGTCGTTCGTCCTCGGGATATTCCTTCCGTTCGCCTGGCACGGCGGACTCGACCCGGTGCAGGGCTCGCGGTTGTTCGCGCTGCTCGGACTCGGATCCGTGCTCACGTTGACCTGCATTTCGGTCGCCGTAGCCGTCTCCATCCGGCAGACGGATCGCATCCGCGGCATTGGCCTCGCGCTGTTCCTGTGGCTGGCCTACGCCGTGCTGTTCGACGGCGCCATCATGCTGAGCGTCGTGCTGCTGGACCACTGGCCCATCGAGAAGGCCATGATCGTGGTAATGCTCATGAACCCCGTCGACATCATCCGCCTGGTCCTGCTGCAGGTGTTCGATGCCGCCGCCATGATGGGCTACACCGGCGCCGTGTTCACCCGATTCTTCGAAGATGGCATGGGATACGCCGTGGCCGCGACCGCCCTCTCGTTCTGGCTCATCCTGCCCACCTGGCTGGCCCGCCACGCATTCCTGCGGAAAGATTTCTGATGCGCGGCGTATTAGAAGGCTGTTGGGCATGTGGAGGACCTCTCGTTCGGAGCGGCATAACATTTGGATGATGTCATGCCGCCCGAACCCGAAGGGAACGAGGGGGTTACGGGCGGATACTGCGTCATGGCTCCTCCACGATACAGTAGCATCGCGTCGTCGCCCTTCCTTGTCTGCGCCTCGTAAGACCCCCGTTCGAGAGGCCCTCCACATGCCCAACAGCCTTCTGGCCGATGCCTTCCATCCTGTACCAGACCGAACACCTCGTCGTCGTCGACAAGCCGGCGGGCATGCTCGTGCACCGGACGGCCCGGGACAAGGACGAAACAACGTTCCTGGTGCAGACGGTGCGGGATATGACGGGGCGACACGTGTATCCCGTGCACCGGCTGGACAAGCCCACATCGGGGACGCTCATACTGGCGTTTGACCCGGAGACGACCGCCGATCTGTCTCGGCTTCTGGCCGAGCGGCGGTTGCACCGGACGTACGTCGCGCTCGTTCGGGGCTGGGTCCATGAGCCGGTGCGTATTGACTATCCATTGACACGGGTATCGGTCCGGGACGGTGGACCGGCAGATGCCCCCCGCCGCGAGGCCATTACCAACGTAGAGCCCGTGACGCTATATGATATTAAAGTACCTGCTGGAAGATATGATAGTGCTCGCTATACATATTTGAAGTTATATCCGGAGACCGGGCGAACGCACCAGCTTCGCAGGCATCTCAAGCACGTGAACCACCCCATAATCGGCGATCGCAAGTACGGGGATCGGGACCATAACGCGTTGTGGGCCAGCCCCGGCCTGTCTGGACTCATGCTGCACGCCCAATCCGTGACCCTCCCCGACGGGACGACCGTGGAAGCACCCCTGCCCGAGCGGTTTGTCCGGGCGCTGGAGTGGCTGTCGGGCGGGAATCAGTCCGAACCGAAGGGCGCGTTGGGCGCCCCGCCCTGAACATGGATGGTCCGCTGCGGGAAGGGGATTTCAATCCCGTCGGCGTCGAAGGCAGATTTGATGGCGCGGCGCAGTTGGCGCTCGGCCTCCCACTGTTCGCCCGGAATGACCATGACAATGACCCGTACGTTCACAGAGCTCTCGGCGAAGTCGGTAATGCCTTGTACCAGCGGATTTTCCTCTTTCAGGATATCCCGATGCTCTTCGGCCCATGCCAATGCCACCCGCTCCATGACCTGCATGACCCGCTCATGGTCATCGGCATAGGACAGGCCCACGTTCACGATGACGCGTGCGAAGTCGATGGAGCGGTTGCCGAACACGCGAAGTTCGCCGGCAGGCACCATGAGCAGTTCACCGTTGAACCGGCGCACTTTGATGAGGCGAACCCCGATGTACTCGACCACGCCCTCATCCTGCCCGATCCGGATGACGTCGCCCACGTGGATGGAATCGTCAAACAACAGCAACACCCCGGAAATCACATCCTTCACCAACGACTGCGCGCCAAAACCGATGGCAATACCGGCAATACCGGCCGTCGCCACAAGCGCAGCCACATCCACTTCCAGCTGACTCAGCACCGTGATGAAGGCCACCGGCCAGACGATGTAGCGGACCGTCGAAAGGAGCAGGCTTTTGATGGTAAATGCCCGCTGGCGCCGCGGATGGATGAGCGGAAGGTCCTCGAACCGGAGGGACCACCGGTGCGTCGCCTTGTCCGCAATACTGATGATGAACCACGCTGCAATCAAGATGACGGCGATCACGAGGCCCTTCTGGCCGATGGAGACCCACGCGCTCGCATCCAGCAGGCCGCCCTCGAACGCCTGGGCGATGGGGTCGGGCGACGCGGGGAGCGCGGCGGCGGAATCGGCCGCCGTACCGGCCGCATCCTGGGCCGATTTGAGCAACCGGAGGGCTTGTTGGGGCATCAAAGCCATTTCTTGCGTCGGAAATAATACAGAAGGACCACACCGATGGAGACCATGATTCCCCACGCGGCAAAATAACCATACTTCCAGTGCAGTTCGGGCATGACATCAAAGTTCATCCCGTAGATGCCCGCCACGAACGTCAGCGGAATGAAGATGCTGCCCATGATGGTCAGCACCTTCATGATCTCGTTCATCTTGTGGCTGATGGACGACAGGTAAAGGTCGTTCAGTCCGGAGAGCAGGTCCCGATACGTCTCCAGCATGTCCACCACCTGGATGGTATGGTCATATACATCCCGGAGATAGGCTTCCGTCTGGGGTTGGATGAGCTGCGAATCGTCCCGGGACATGGCGCTCAGCACTTCCCGGAGCGGCCAGATGGACTTCCGGATGGTCATGACCTCGCGCTTGGCGGTGTTTATCCGCGCAACGGTCGACTGGGTCGGGTTGCCCAGGACTTCCACCTCGATATCATCGATTTCCTCCCCCATGACCTCGATCACGAAGAAGTAGTGGTCCACGATGGTGTCCAGCAGGGCATACGCCAGGTAGTCGGGTCCCATGGCCCGGATAATGCCCTTTCCGGCGCGCAACCGGTTGCGTACAGGCTCGAAAACGTCGCCGGGCTGCTCCTGGAAACTGTAAACGTGCGTGCGGGTCAGGACGATGGACACCTGCTCCTGGTGCAGCACCTCTTCGGCATCGTAGTGCAGCATCTTGACCACGATATAGAGCGAATCGTCATCATACCGCTCCAGCTTGGGCCGCTGTGTGGGATGGACAATGTCCTCCATCACTAACTTGTGCAGGTCGAGCTCGTCCCCTATGCGTCGAACGATATCCACATCGTGGATACCGGATATGTTCACCCACGTCGTGGTCTCCGGAGACTGGGAACGCTCGAAGACGTCATCGGTCAGTTCACCCGACTCAAGGAAGGTATCCTCGTTGTAGTCGAAGACGTGGATCTCGATGGGCTCCTCGCGCTTTGGGCCCGTGTAGATCAGGGTGCCGGGGGCTAATCCCGGTTTTTTGTGTTTTGCCATACCGCAGTATCCGGATACAGAACGAGCCACGCAAATGCAAAGACGTCCATATGGACGAGTTTTTTCTATTCCGGCGCGTCCCGCCGTAACGAATGGCATGGGACGTACACCTACACCGTACGTTCACACAATCACAACCCCAATGCAACAATACATCCCACTCATCGGTCGCATTCTGTTCTCCATGATCTTCATCATGGTCGGATTCATGCACTTCATGGACGTCGAAGGAATGAGCATGATGGTGCCGTCCTTCCTGCCCGCTCCCGCGTTCTTCGTCTACCTTACGGGCCTCATGTTGGTCGCCGGTGGCTTCAGCGTCCTGCTCGGCTACAAGGCGAAAATCGGAGGACTCATTCTGGCTGCCTTCCTCATGTCAACGTCCCTGTTGGTATTCCTTCCGCAGGTCGGCGGTGACGATCCGACGCCCATGATGATGATGCTCAAGGACATGTCCATGGCGGGCGGTGCACTCTTGATCTCCTACTTTGGCGCCGGCCCAATCAGCATGGATGCGAAGAACGCCGTCAGCTGAATTGAGCGTGGGCCCGGTCGGCGATTTCCCGGCCGATGGCCAGGCAGGCCGTGGCCGCCGGAGACGGTGCGTTGCACACGTGCAGCATGCCGTCCGCCTCCAGGATCACGAAATCCTCCACCATGTTGCCATCCTTGTCCAGGGCCTGGGCGCGGATGCCCGAGCGGCACGGCAACAGATCCTGCGCCTTCACGCCGGGCACCAGGCGGCGCACGGCTTTCAGGTACTGCCGTTTGGAAACCGTACGCGCCATTTCCTGCAGGCCGGTGCGCCAGTGGGCACGCGCCAGCCGCCGGAATCCGGCAAAGCCCACCGCCTCCCGCAAATCCTCGACGCTCCACGTCGCCAGGTCGTACCCCTCGCGGGCAGTGGCGAGGACGGCGTTCGGGCCCACCTCCACGCGGTCGTCAATCATGCGCGTCAGATGCACGCCCAGGAACGGGTAGGCCGGATTCGGGACGGGGTAAATGAGGTTCCGGCACAGCGTGCGGGCCGCAGGGGTCAGTTCGTAATAGACGCCCCGGAACGGGACGATCTGCATGCCGGGGTCCAGGCCGGAGAGGCGGGCGAGGCGATCCGCGTGGAGACCGGCACATGCCACGACGAGCCCGGCCTCGAAGAGGGTCGGGGCGTCTCCGGCCCCACCCTTCCCTGACCCTGAACCTGGCACTGCCGCCCGAACCAGCGTTCGGCCGCCGGACCGATCCATGGCCACTACCTCCACGCCCGTCACAATCCGATGCCCCGCATCGGTCAATCGCCCGGCCAACGCACGGCACACGCCCGGGTAATCCACAATGCCCGCATCGGGAACGTGAATGGCTTCCACCCCCGTGGCGGCGGGCTCGAGCGCCGCCAGACGCGCCGGGCCAATCAATTCGTTCCGGATGCCATTCTCGCGCCCCCGCTCGGCAATCGCATGCAGCCCATCGACTTCCGACGCATCGACAGCCACGATCACCTTTCCGCACGTATCGTAGGCCACGCCGTGAGCATCACAGAAAGCGACAAGATCGCGGCGGCCCTCCCGACACAACCGCGCCTTCAGGGATCCCGGCTTGTAGTAGATGCCACTGTGCAGCACACCCGAGTTGCGCCCCGACTGGTGCATCCCCACCGCCGGCTCCTTTTCCAGGACGGTTATCGACCGCCCGGGATGCCGCTCGGACAACGCCAGCGCCGTCGCCAGACCCACCAGACCGCCGCCGATAACGACGACATCCGAGCGTTGACTCATGCGTACTTGGCCGGCATGCCGTTGTTGGCCAGGTACAGCATGGCATCGTTGAACCGCTCAATCTCTTCCATCGTCGTATAGACGTTGGCGGTCACGCGCAGGCCTTCGAATTCGGCATGCTTGATGGGCGTCGCAATAATGCGGTGTTCGCCCCACAGGAACCGCCCGACGGCCGACGTATCGATCCCCTCAATCTGGACGGTGCCAATGCAGCAGGAATACGGGGTTTTCTGGGAGGTATGCAGGCGGACGCGGTCATGCTCCAGCAGCACATTGGCCCAGGAATCCCTCAGATACCGCAGGCGCGCTTCCTTGCGCGCCGGGCCAATGCCCTGGTGGAAGGTCAGCGCTTCCCCGATGGCAATGAAGTTCGCCGCCGGATGCGTTCCGATTTCCTCGAACTTCCGGATGTTGTCATCCATGGTCTCGGGCGCGGCCATCATGGGCCACAAATCCTTGATCTTTTCCTTGCGGACATAGAGCATGCCCGTGCCGTGCGGCGCGAACAGCCATTTGTGGAGGCTCGTGGCGTAATAGTCGCAATCCAGGTCCTCGTGCGTGAAGTCCCAGTGGGCGAACGAGTGGGCGCCGTCCACGATCACCGGAATGCCGCGTTTGCGCGCCATCTGGACGACCTTCTTGACCGGCAGGATCTGCCCCGTGATGTTCACGATGTGGCACATCAGGATGACCTTCGTGCGCGGGGTGATGTTCTCCTCGAACAGCCGTACGACTTCGTCGTCATCCTCGGCGGGAATGGGCAGCGGAAACTGCTTCAACACAATACCTTCCCGGCGCTCCCGCTGCTTGAACGTCGTGATCATGCGGCCGTAGTCGTGCGTCGTCGTGAGCACTTCATCTCCCGCCTGCAGGTCGATGCCGAGCTGACAGATCTGCAGCCCTTCCGATGCGTTCCGCGTGATGGCGATTTCCTCGGAATCGCACTTGAACTGCCGCGCCAGACGCTGCCGGACCCCTTCCTTCTGGGGCTCCAGGATCTGCCACATGCCGTAGACCGGCGCTTCGTTCGAATAGTCCAGGTGCCGTTTCATGGCTTCCTGAACACTGGCCGGCGCCGGGCTCACCCCGCCGTTGTTCAGGTTGACCAGCGACCGGTCCACCGTGAAGGCCTGCTGGACTTCACGCCAGAACGACTCGTCCCGGGCAATTTCCTGCGGCGTGCCGCTCCAGGACGATACTGTGTCCAGGAATTCGGAGATGGAAGCGGGATTGAACGTGGCTACGGCCATTCCGGCGGTAGCGACCTGGCCTGTACGGCCCAGGAATCGGCGGCGAGAGAGCATGGGATGGGACATCTGGTGGATGGTCCCCCCAATGTATCATGTTCTGTCGACGAATTCCACGCGACCGCGCTCAAGGACGGGCTCGTAATAGCCCGCCACCTGCCGGCCCAGGTAATAGATGGCCGCCATGGTGACAATGAAGAGCAACGTCGCGAAGATGGGAATCCGGTAGGACTCCTCCATCCGCTCTTCGGGGGCTATGTGCAAGCGTGGTTCCACTCTTGTACGAACGTTTGAAAACGCGGGATTTGCCATTTTGGCTTTGTTACGGCACCAAAAAAGACCGGATCCGCACCCCGTGCACGTTCAGGTCGGGGTCTACCGCCTCCCGGAACACCCGGAAGGAATCCGCCGGAATGTCGTGCACGACAATGTGCATGCCGTGCGTCCGGATGTTGTCCTCATCGAAAAGCGATACCTGCAGCTGCACAACCGGAAGATGCGTCCCGCTCAGGTTCACCACTTTTCCGGTGATGATGCGCGCATCGCCCGGCAGCCGTTGATACGCCAGGTCATCCACCCGGAGCGCCGGGCCGGACTCGGACTCGCCCCCACAGCCGACCGATGCGCCGAGAAGGCCGAGCAGGCCGAGCAGCAGTAATCTTACCAAGGATCTTCTCACCGTGGACCGACTCAACCAGTAATACCCGTACAAAGTAGAATGAGCGCATTCCGCAGGACGTACGTGCAGTGTGCCGAACGGTTGCCCAGTGGAAGAGTTGCGTCTTGGCCGCCCCCGTGTCTGATGTAACAACAAGACGAGAGAAGAGGCGAACGTGGCATCGGACGAATTCTGGAAAGACGCCATAGAGGCGTATTTCAAGGACTTTATGGAATTATTCTGGCCCGTGGCACACGGGGACATCGATTGGTCGCAGCCCGTAGTATGGCGCGACAAGGAGTTGCAAAAGCTGTTGCCGGACAATGTCAATGGAAAGCGCTTCGTGGACAAGCTTGTTGAGGTCAATTGCACGAAAGGAGATCGCGCCCTCGTACTCGTTCACATTGAAGTCCAGTCTTCAAAAGACGTGACATTTTCCAAGCGAATGTTCACGTACCATTACCGGATTCGGGACCGCTACGACTGCCCGGTATTCAGCTGTGCTGTCCTCGCAGACGGCAATCCCTCTTGGAGGCCGAGTTCTTGGTACGATGAAATCTGGGGCTGCGGCATTCGGATGGAATTCCCAGTGGTCAAGCTCCTCGACTGGCGAGACAGGTGGGATGAATTGTCAGCCAGCAAGAACCCTATGGGAATGTTGATTCAGGCACTTTTGACTGTTCAGGCGACCTCCCGGGATTTGCCCGCCCGAAGCCAATGGAAACTTGCTGCCGTGTTCCAGCTTTATGAAAAAGGGTACGGCCGGGCTGAAGTCCGCCGCCTGTTTCGTTTTATTGATTGGGTCGTCGAACTTCCCGAAGAGCTTTCGCGTCAGTTCGAACAAGCGTTGATTGAAACCGAGAGGACCAGAAAAATGCCATACATTACTACCATTGAGCGCTCTGGCATCCGGAAGGGAAAGGAACTGGGCCTGAAAAAGGGCAAGGAGTTGGGCAGGCTGGAGGTTGCCAAGGAGAGCATTGTGGACGCCCTGGAGGTTCGTTTTGGTTCGGTCACGCCGGAATTGCGGACCCGGATTGGGCAATTGACGGACGTGGAGGCCTGTAAGGCCTTACATAAGCAAGCGATTTCCGCCATGACACTTGGGGAATTTATCCAACTACTCGAGTTCAGCGGAAACACAGACTAAAAGGCTGTTATAGAGGTGGAGGGCCTGCAAGCTGAGAGTGGTTGTGGTAAGGTAGGCTGAGCCTATCCCGTCGTGTCGTTCAGTCCAGCCCGTGGGCGGCGGCGATTTCTTCGGCGGTTTTGATGTCCGCGGCGGCGCCCGGAATGAGGCGTTTTTCGACCAGGATGTTTTCGAGGACGAGGACGTCCATGTGCGTGTCGAGGAAACAGCGAATGGCGTCGGCCGGGGTGCAGACGATGGGTTCGCCGCGCACATTGAAGCTGGTATTCACCAGGACGGGACAGCCGGTTTCGGCTTCGAAGGCCGAAAGGAGCGCGTGGAAACGGGGATCGGAGTCCTTCGACACCGTCTGTACGCGCGCGGATCCGTCCACATGGGTGACGGCGGGAATGTCGGACCGCCGGACCGGGGCCACGAGCAGCATGTAGGGGCTCTCCTCCCCATCCAGACCGAACCAGTCGTCGGCTCGCTCGGCCAGGACGCTCGGGGCGAAGGGCCGGAAGCTCTCCCTGAATTTGATCTTCACGTTGACGCGCCGTTGGGTGTCTTCGCCGCGCGGATCGGCCAGGATGGAACGACCGCCGAGCGCCCTCGGCCCGAACTCCATACGCCCCTGGAACCAGCCCACGACCAACCCCTGGGCCAGGAGTTGTGCGACGCGGGCGTAATCGTCGGGCGAAAGTTCTTCGACGGCTGAGTCCGGAATGGACGCATCGGATAGCGCCTGCCGGATTTCCGGGGCGCTGAACGCGGGGCCCAGCCGCGAGCTTTGCATCGCATCAGGAAACGTGACCGTCCGCTCTTTCCCCATGGCCATATGCCACACTGCCAGCGCCGCGCCGAGCGCCCCGCCGGCATCGCCCGAGGCGGGTTGGAACCAGACCTGCCGGAAGGGTCCTTCCCGCAAGAGCCGCCCGTTGGCCACACAGTTGAGCGCCACGCCGCCCGCCATGCACAGGTTTTCCAGGCCGGTTTCGCGGTGGACGTGCCGGGCCATGGCGAGCACGGCATCTTCCGTGACGACCTGGATGGAGCGTGCCAAATCCTTCTCCCGTTGTGTGAGCAGCGCTTCTGCCTGCCGGCGCGGCCCATCGAACATCTCTTCGAACACCTTCCCGGTCATGGTGAGGCCACGCGAGAAGGTGAACGCATCCATGTGGAGCCGGAAGGAGCCATCGTCGCGCAAATCTATCAACCGATCGCGGATGCGGTCCACATAGCGCGGTTCGCCGTAGGGCGCGAGGCCCATCAATTTGTATTCGCCGGAGTTGACGCGGAAGCCGCAGAAGTAGGTGAATGCACTGTAGAGCAGCCCGAGAGAATGGGGGAAATGTTGCTCGGCGAGAAGCTCTAGCGTGCTGCCCCGACCCACGCCGAACGACGTGGTGGCCCACTCCCCGACCCCGTCTGTCGTGAGGATGGCCGATTCCGCAAATGGCGACGGGAAAAACGCGCTCGCCGCGTGGCTTTCATGGTGCTCCGGGTAGAACAGTTCACCCTCGTAGCCCAATTCCTTCCGGATGAGGTCGGGAATCCAGAGCTTCTGTTTCAGCCAGAGTGGCATGGCTTTCAGGAACGACGGGAAGCCGCTTGGCGCATGGGAAACATAGGTTTCCAGCAAGCGCTCGAATTTCAGGAAGGGCTTGTCGTAGAAGGCCACGGCGTCCAGGTCGGCGACGGAAATGCCCGCTTCCGCGAGACAATACTGGATGGCGTGCCTCGGAAAATCCGGATCGTGCTTGCGCCGCGTGAACCGCTCTTCCTGCGCCGCGGCCACCAATCGGCCGTCCTGGACCAGACACGCCGCCGAGTCATGGTACCAGCACGATATGCCGAGTATGTTCACCTGGAGACCCCTATTCGAGCTCAGAAAGCGAGGCCTGCAACCGGACGATTTCGGCGCGGGCGTCTTCGGCCTTGGTCCGTTCGCGGGCCACGACATCGGCCGGGGCCTTCGACACGAACTGCTCGTTGGACAGCTTGCGCTCGACGCCGTTCATGAACGAGGTCTTCTGGTCGATTTCCTTCTGGAGGCGTTCGCGCT of Rhodothermales bacterium contains these proteins:
- a CDS encoding nitrous oxide reductase accessory protein NosL, which produces MTTRSRLLTALAGLMLITMYFFPLWRITLEAPQYPEGLGLRIMLSDVRGVNEFDLQNINNLNHYIGMQRIEPDAIPELKIMPWAIAFLIAGAFGVALLGRRRWLTTWVVLFGLLSLVGLVDFWLWEYDYGHNLDTSTAAIVVPGMSYQPPLIGSKQLLNFKAHSWPGVGGWAAFAALGLGMVAWGLDRPKRRRKFSAKPSAGAALGALALPLLLVAGCTPEPEPFHLGQDEGAYCRMTIDDARFASQIVMKTGRVYKFDSIECLSRYLAEQVQDETDVHSVWVSDAAEPGQLVNVTEAVFVQHERLRSPMGGGWAAFASVASAQETVPDIDPDADVHTWLSMRRVSHASLGTRPSGM
- the nosD gene encoding nitrous oxide reductase family maturation protein NosD, translated to MFVRVMLFVALAFAAAPAMPAPAQSLAERLERAAPYDTLRIPAGTWTETTLHIRKPVVLVGEPGARLKGDGSHELIVILSDDVTIQGLDLSGVGRTFMEDRAAIRVQDASRCRIADNTFSDVFFGVYMARAADCTVSGNTLSANFERETTGGNAIHSWYSNRLHIVDNVITGFRDGIYLEFTNDSEVAGNRSDHNLRYGLHFMFSDRCSYDRNSFSDNRAGVAVMYADGLSMRDNTFQRAWGSSAYGLLLKEIRRGEILGNTFQGNSVGILMESTDAMDFHGNQFLENGWAIKMMASSIGNTFEDNVFAGNTFDIATNSRSSTSRFTANYWDRYTGYDLDRDGFGDVPFRPVSLFSVLAERHEAMLYLYRSVLVDLLNTAESLLPVLTPVDLADHRPRMVLPTTR
- a CDS encoding ABC transporter ATP-binding protein; translated protein: MKLLPHDTPPISISGLMKSFGTNQVLAGIDLTFGAGETTAIVGPNGAGKTTLIKSLLGLVHPDAGVLEVGGLPAGSDGDYRRLIGYMPQSARFPDGMSARDMIALVRRLRDPKTPIDTSLIRTLGLSGEMDKPFRTLSGGTRQKVSAVLAFMYTPPIYILDEPTAGLDPVSSAALKDHILAVRERGATVLLTSHVMADLEELCDRIVFLLDGRVRFDGSLSDLRARTGQPRLERAIARILEGEAA
- a CDS encoding pseudouridine synthase, with protein sequence MPSILYQTEHLVVVDKPAGMLVHRTARDKDETTFLVQTVRDMTGRHVYPVHRLDKPTSGTLILAFDPETTADLSRLLAERRLHRTYVALVRGWVHEPVRIDYPLTRVSVRDGGPADAPRREAITNVEPVTLYDIKVPAGRYDSARYTYLKLYPETGRTHQLRRHLKHVNHPIIGDRKYGDRDHNALWASPGLSGLMLHAQSVTLPDGTTVEAPLPERFVRALEWLSGGNQSEPKGALGAPP
- a CDS encoding mechanosensitive ion channel family protein: MPQQALRLLKSAQDAAGTAADSAAALPASPDPIAQAFEGGLLDASAWVSIGQKGLVIAVILIAAWFIISIADKATHRWSLRFEDLPLIHPRRQRAFTIKSLLLSTVRYIVWPVAFITVLSQLEVDVAALVATAGIAGIAIGFGAQSLVKDVISGVLLLFDDSIHVGDVIRIGQDEGVVEYIGVRLIKVRRFNGELLMVPAGELRVFGNRSIDFARVIVNVGLSYADDHERVMQVMERVALAWAEEHRDILKEENPLVQGITDFAESSVNVRVIVMVIPGEQWEAERQLRRAIKSAFDADGIEIPFPQRTIHVQGGAPNAPFGSD
- the corA gene encoding magnesium/cobalt transporter CorA, giving the protein MAKHKKPGLAPGTLIYTGPKREEPIEIHVFDYNEDTFLESGELTDDVFERSQSPETTTWVNISGIHDVDIVRRIGDELDLHKLVMEDIVHPTQRPKLERYDDDSLYIVVKMLHYDAEEVLHQEQVSIVLTRTHVYSFQEQPGDVFEPVRNRLRAGKGIIRAMGPDYLAYALLDTIVDHYFFVIEVMGEEIDDIEVEVLGNPTQSTVARINTAKREVMTIRKSIWPLREVLSAMSRDDSQLIQPQTEAYLRDVYDHTIQVVDMLETYRDLLSGLNDLYLSSISHKMNEIMKVLTIMGSIFIPLTFVAGIYGMNFDVMPELHWKYGYFAAWGIMVSIGVVLLYYFRRKKWL
- a CDS encoding DoxX family protein, translating into MQQYIPLIGRILFSMIFIMVGFMHFMDVEGMSMMVPSFLPAPAFFVYLTGLMLVAGGFSVLLGYKAKIGGLILAAFLMSTSLLVFLPQVGGDDPTPMMMMLKDMSMAGGALLISYFGAGPISMDAKNAVS